The proteins below are encoded in one region of Phaseolus vulgaris cultivar G19833 chromosome 1, P. vulgaris v2.0, whole genome shotgun sequence:
- the LOC137813289 gene encoding uncharacterized protein isoform X6 — protein sequence MEGAWQRNFDSPFQPPTSATVSSAPSPEPKGMNASYFYPQVALGLRSKFVGGKQVPDYPSFPLSTTLGSGQADAGNSFLALLHGTPSLLQYDFQNLSERTLGISSGDSTDAIRNSFVSSIERGNFWTSGVGLITENLINCNLQSWVNNFPEISSRAMVGLNNSSNFVFHNIRGSNTATQPTVPGGGKARESFSFPGQCRGTCPAFGQNVCCSDIQTTPNIALEWCSSKSATSFMSGCPRVFCMGKCGHLLLSHTGLLGVFCSCHCCHMSVLKFCEHSGLHGVDPGVAVCMESGETISEWRKLYFLKFGIRSLGNENEWDWPEVLSTTGSPMKSNASAFDVSKTNLSHMLSSSAVMSRKQATTIQDGCNIPLKGCTGISQKSFVDQLKNQLMESNLGMYTTAPNFGGTQLDDGCHPIPPFLDSLKGTGSLSTAHSPLQTPTNFLKDRDCITKNANDGLAGRDAASSNVDLRLGQPPQTGNPLPSFIEPLLYALASPPKLQPQKQMINNLSREEGLQNNFSYAAGSFKMVEELPQLKPKNYMSAVSKGSAKAGLEAKNVAKGVSFSPFSRIDIAGGKTQASENLWNGVSPLMPKKLYSDYGHTGGQSNKPVIGTNKYLGNNKGVSFAKDSGAKKNSGFGIGQLMEYLSSIRRAVGGYDSSISVVNEKMYESNFESSLPLDTSMGANILHGSHNMSSLGLQNHVNQQTSIPFKEILKGLPNHASISVSNQTPTLPQQEAINMDACLVDEKTRLLAMRQIRELSEQHHALHFNMKQKQGGSSSISKVQHYACEASTSEQGTSCTTLKLPQDRGIFGNHENTVGLEKLPSLIGMNGYYHLSDLSPTPLHSKEKETQCKHSCDLQNEETSLSLGIKKDNIRSSACEKCSEQPSNICLEGEYPSAALINCCRSNFSSGIEPLCNNLRQQFANVSGETSLKMPSDLWRNLNTSNNRNIHFEQGGKILGQDSTRIGFHAPQWRDVPSKVRKAVCDATSLDQTSTGLDREGRDDFQLGNISVKRPKRTIDMGDLSKEKENSNVSSGCSAPLVTQASVMVNKIDYCTDDAVDTGFVNNLVVDEGSGIDQVSLSDLVESERTDELLGLISGNYMKNGCSRVLNDESCCNLLDDLKLLDSLIWKKERNQNHFVVSANCKTNQSHNVKRGIKGRKRKRNVVRILDASLSSEFPSLLPNKNDEGAEILHSSSSLPNEMQMHSLSSLQKSFNKSSFVQPCNKRIQSAFSSKFNSCKNSLRKHLSYKVAHESQSDSYAEFCTLPGVSGTKKLRNNLTSDCFEQFHMQEPSYEEPKKAELWPFLCRKENGHRITRPVVCGKYGEIRNGHLAKEVQKPAKIVSLNKVLKSSKRCMSYTKGKPRLTSKKKWKRLSIGTDSEYCCGNRGLKVKEHIETQNTIIYNEASVDMSLEDLERGGKQDAKAKAKQGVRVGNRENVLLKVKNKDIRKHRSINELTAKETKVTDMMSCAQDREPGLCSTKRRNSIQGHTNISTIYSDTFCCVCRSSSNDKINCLLECCQCLIRVHQACYGVSTLPKKSRWCCRPCRTNSKNIACVLCGYGGGAMTRATMSHTIVKSLLKVWNSEKDDMPKHTTSCEFFGEEIYAFSSSKADQESALKPKIFDASTDLVKVRISTNNTQYTPTTLYSFKVHNSITEGVLDSTVKQWIHMVCGLWTPGTRCPNVDTMSAFDVSGVSRPRADVVCSICNRWGGSCIECRMADCSVKFHPWCAHLKNLLQSETEGIDDEKIGFYGSCMLHTIEPSYLSIYDPIDKIGSQEEKEFTCARAEGYKGRRWDGFQNNHCQGGCVVPEEQLNAWIHINGQKLCSQGLTKFSDLDMEHNCRKEYTRYKQAKGWKHLVVYKSRIHALGLYTSRFISRGEVVVEYIGEIVGLRVADKREKDYQSGKKLQDKSACYFFRIDKEHIIDATRKGGIARFVNHSCLPNCVAKVITVRHEKKVVFFAERDIFPGEEITYDYHFNHEDEGKIPCYCNSKNCRRYMN from the exons ATGGAGGGCGCGTGGCAGCGGAATTTTGATTCGCCATTTCAGCCGCCGACGTCTGCGACGGTTTCCTCCGCACCGTCGCCGGAGCCG aagGGGATGAATGCAAGTTATTTTTATCCACAAGTTGCCCTTGGTTTAAGATCAAAATTTGTTGGAGGGAAGCAAGTTCCTGATTACCCAAGTTTTCCCCTCTCAACCACCCTTGGATCAGGCCAAGCCGATGCTGGAAATTCATTTCTGGCTCTACTCCATGGTACTCCATCCTTGTTACAGTATGATTTCCAGAATTTGTCTGAACGCACGCTTGGCATCTCATCTGGTGATTCTACTGATGCtattaggaattcttttgttaGTTCTATAGAAAGAGGAAACTTCTGGACATCTGGTGTGGGTTTGATAACAGAAAATTTGATTAACTGTAACCTGCAAAGTTGGGTGAATAACTTTCCAGAGATTTCTTCTAGAGCAATGGTTGGTTTGAATAATAGTAGTAATTTTGTCTTCCACAATATTCGGGGCAGCAATACTGCTACTCAGCCCACAGTTCCTGGTGGTGGGAAAGCGAGGGAATCTTTTTCTTTTCCAGGTCAGTGCCGTGGTACATGCCCCGCATTTGGTCAAAATGTTTGCTGCTCAGATATTCAGACTACACCTAATATTGCTTTAGAATGGTGCTCATCTAAGTCTGCAACTTCATTTATGAGTGGGTGTCCTCGTGTGTTCTGCATGGGAAAAT GTGGCCATCTTCTTCTTAGCCATACAGGGCTTCTTGGTGTTTTTTGCTCATGCCATTGTTGCCACATGTCTGTTCTTAAGTTTTGTGAG CATTCAGGGTTACATGGCGTTGACCCAGGGGTTGCTGTTTGTATGGAGAGTGGAGAGACTATTTCAGAATGGCGGAAGCTTTACTTCTTGAAGTTTGGG ATTAGGTCTCTGGGGAATGAGAATGAATGGGACTGGCCAGAAGTATTATCAACAACAGGCAGTCCGATGAAATCCAATGCATCTGCTTTTGATGTGTCCAAGACTAACTTGTCTCATATGTTGAGTTCATCTGCAGTTATGTCAAG AAAACAAGCAACGACAATCCAGGATGGTTGCAACATTCCACTCAAAGGTTGTACTGGTATTTCACAAAAGAGCTTTGTTGATCAGTTGAAAAATCAGTTAATGGAATCTAATCTGGGTATGTATACAACTGCACCAAATTTTGGTGGAACTCAACTGGATGATGGTTGTCACCCTATACCTCCTTTCTTGGATTCTCTGAAAGGGACAGGAAGTTTGTCAACTGCCCACTCACCTTTGCAAACACCAACAAACTTTTTGAAAGACCGTGATTGCATAACAAAGAATGCAAATGATGGTCTTGCAGGCAGAGACGCAGCTTCCTCCAATGTTGATCTTAGGCTTGGTCAACCACCTCAGACAGGAAATCCACTTCCATCATTTATAGAACCCCTGCTGTATGCCCTTGCCAGTCCACCAAAATTGCAACCTCAGAAGCAGATGATTAATA ACCTCAGCAGGGAGGAGGGATTGCAGAATAATTTTAGTTATGCTGCTGGTTCATTCAAAATGGTTGAAGAATTGCCTCAGCTTAAACCCAAGAACTATATGTCAGCTGTGAGTAAGGGTTCTGCTAAAGCTGGATTGGAAGCCAAAAATGTGGCCAAGGGTGTATCATTTTCACCATTTTCGCGAATTGATATAGCTGGAGGGAAGACACAAGCTAGTGAAAATTTGTGGAACGGTGTCAGCCCTCTCATGCCTAAGAAACTGTATTCTGATTATGGTCACACAGGAGGGCAATCAAATAAACCTGTAATCGGGACCAATAAATATTTGGGCAATAATAAAGGGGTGAGCTTTGCCAAAGATTCTGGTGCCAAAAAAAATTCTGGATTTGGAATTGGTCAGTTAATGGAATATCTAAGCTCCATTAGGAGAGCCGTTGGTGGTTATGATAGTAGTATTTCAGTTGTTAACGAAAAGATGTATGAATCAAATTTTGAATCTAGCTTGCCATTAGATACATCTATGGGTGCAAATATTTTGCATGGTTCACACAATATGTCTTCTCTTGGACTACAAAATCATGTGAATCAACAGACCTCCATTCCATTTAAAGAGATTTTGAAAGGCCTTCCGAATCATGCTTCAATTTCTGTGTCAAATCAGACTCCAACTTTGCCACAACAGGAGGCAATTAATATGGATGCTTGTTTAGTTGATGAAAAGACGAGGTTGCTTGCAATGAGACAGATACGGGAGTTATCTGAGCAACATCATGCATTGCATTTTAATATGAAACAGAAGCAAGGGGGATCCAGCAGTATTTCGAAAGTTCAGCATTATGCTTGTGAGGCTTCAACATCTGAGCAGGGAACCTCTTGTACAACATTGAAATTGCCTCAAGATAGAGGAATTTTTGGGAATCATGAGAATACTGTTGGTTTGGAGAAGTTGCCTTCCCTCATAG GTATGAACGGATATTATCATTTGTCTGACCTGTCGCCAACACCTTTACATTCTAAAGAAAAGGAAACGCAATGTAAACattcttgtgatcttcaaaatgAAGAAACTTCTTTAAG CCTTGGTATAAAGAAAGACAATATCAGATCAAGTGCATGTGAAAAATGCTCTGAGCAACCATCAAATATATGTCTGGAAGGCGAGTatccttctgctgctctgataAACTGTTGCCGAAGCAACTTTTCCTCAGGGATTGAACCCCTTTGTAATAACCTAAGGCAACAATTTGCTAATGTCAGTGGTGAAACTTCTTTGAAGATGCCTTCAGATTTGTGGAGAAATCTGAATACTTCGAACAACAGAAATATCCACTTTGAGCAAGGTGGGAAGATACTTGGCCAAGACTCAACCAGAATTGGCTTTCATGCCCCTCAGTGGAGAGATGTGCCCAGTAAGGTCAGGAAAGCAGTTTGTGATGCAACATCTTTAGATCAAACATCTACTGGTTTGGATAGGGAAGGACGGGATGATTTTCAACTTGGAAACATTTCCGTGAAACGCCCCAAAAGAACTATTGATATGGGAGACCtgtcaaaagagaaagaaaattcTAATGTTTCTTCTGGATGCTCTGCTCCTTTGGTTACTCAGGCATCTGTGATGGTCAACAAAATTGATTACTGTACTGATGATGCTGTTGACACTGGCTTTGTCAACAACCTTGTAGTTGATGAAGGTTCAGGTATTGATCAAGTCTCCTTGTCAGATTTAGTTGAAAGTGAAAGAACTGATGAGCTTCTAGGCTTGATCTCTGGGAATTACATGAAAAATGGTTGTTCGAGAGTCTTAAATGATGAATCATGTTGCAATCTCCTTGATGATCTTAAACTGTTAGATTCCTTGATATGGAAGAAAGAAAGGAATCAAAATCATTTTGTGGTTTCTGCTAATTGTAAAACCAATCAGTCTCATAATGTTAAGAGAGGCATCAAAGGAAGGAAGCGAAAGAGAAATGTGGTGAGGATTCTAGATGCTTCATTATCTTCTGAATTCCCTTCCTTGTTGCCCAATAAGAATGATGAGGGTGCTGAGATTTTGCATTCCTCTTCTAGTttgccaaatgaaatgcaaatgcaCTCTCTGTCTAGCCTgcagaaatcatttaacaagtCTTCCTTTGTTCAACCTTGTAACAAACGAATACAGTCTGCATTTTCATCCAAATTTAATTCCTGTAAGAATAGTCTGAGGAAGCATCTCAGTTATAAAGTTGCCCATGAGTCTCAATCAGATTCTTATGCGGAGTTTTGCACGTTGCCTGGAGTTTCTGGAACAAAGAAATTGAGAAATAATCTCACCTCTGATTGTTTTGAGCAGTTTCATATGCAAGAACCATCCTACGAGGAACCCAAAAAAGCCGAGTTGTGGCCATTCTTATGCAGGAAGGAAAATGGTCATAGAATCACAAGGCCAGTAGTATGTGGAAAATATGGTGAAATACGTAATGGGCATTTGGCTAAAGAGGTGCAAAAGCCTGCAAAAATTGTCTCCCTCAACAAGGTCCTTAAATCTTCCAAAAGATGTATGAGCTACACAAAGGGAAAACCTAGACTAACTTCAAAAAAGAAATGGAAGAGATTGAGTATTGGAACAGATAGTGAGTACTGCTGTGGGAACCGTGGTTTAAAAGTTAAGGAACACATTGAAAcacaaaatacaataatttataatgAAGCAAGTGTTGATATGTCTCTGGAAGACTTGGAGAGAGGTGGCAAGCAAGATGCGAAAGCTAAAGCTAAGCAGGGTGTTAGAGTTGGAAACAGAGAAAATGTTCTATTGAAGGTGAAGAACAAGGACATTCGGAAACATCGTAGCATTAATGAACTCACTGCTAAAG AAACCAAAGTAACGGATATGATGAGTTGTGCTCAAGACAGAGAGCCTGGTTTGTGTAGCACAAAACGTAGAAA CTCAATTCAAGGTCACACAAACATATCAACTATATACTCAGATACCTTCTGCTGTGTGTGTCGAAGCTCAAGCAATGATAAAATAAACTGTTTGTTGGAATGTTGTCAATGCCTAATTAGa GTGCATCAAGCTTGCTATGGTGTTTCCACATTACCCAAAAAAAGTCGTTGGTGCTGCAGACCATGCCGAACCAACTCAAAAAATATT GCATGCGTCCTATGTGGTTATGGAGGTGGAGCCATGACTCGAGCAACAATGAGTCACACGATTGTCAAGAGCCTCCTAAAAGTTTGGAATAGTGAGAAAGATGACATGCCTAAGCATACAACTTCATGTGAATTTTTTGGGGAGGAAATATATGCATTCTCATCCTCAAAAGCTGATCAAGAAAGTGCTTTGAAGCCCAAAATTTTTGATGCATCAACTGATCTGGTGAAAGTTCGAATATCTACCAATAACACACAATACACTCCTACTACTCTTTATAGTTTCAAGGTACACAACAGCATTACTGAAGGAGTTCTTGATTCAACTGTTAAACAATGGATTCATATGGTTTGTGGTCTTTGGACTCCTGGAACAAGATGCCCAAATGTTGACACAATGAGTGCTTTTGATGTTTCTGGTGTTTCACGTCCCAGAGCAGATGTG GTTTGTTCCATTTGCAATCGATGGGGTGGTTCTTGTATAGAGTGCAGGATGGCTGATTGCTCTGTCAAGTTTCATCCTTGGTGTGCTCATCTAAAG AACCTGTTGCAAAGTGAGACTGAAGGTATTGATGATGAGAAGATTGGATTTTATGGGAGTTGCATGCTACATACTATTGAACCTAGTTATCTGTCCATATATGATCCTATTGATAAAATAGGAAGTCAAGAAGAAAAGGAATTCACCTGTGCCAGGGCAGAG GGTTACAAGGGCAGAAGATGGGATGGTTTTCAGAATAATCACTGCCAAGGTGGATGCGTTGTTCCTGAGGAGCAGCTTAATGCTTGGATTCACATCAATGGGCAGAAATTATGTTCTCAAGGACTCACAAAATTCTCAGATTTGGATATGGAGCATAATTGTCGA AAGGAATACACTCGGTACAAACAAGCAAAGGGATGGAAACACCTCGTTGTATACAAGTCCCGTATACATGCACTTGGTCTTTACACTTCTCGATTCATTTCCCGGGGTGAAGTG GTGGTTGAATATATTGGTGAAATTGTGGGATTGCGGGTGGCTGATAAAAGAGAGAAGGATTATCAATCTGGAAAGAAACTTCAGGACAAGAGTGCCTGCTACTTCTTCAGGATAGACAAAGAGCATATTATTGATGCCACGAGGAAAGGGGGGATTGCACGGTTTGTTAACCACTCATGCCTG CCAAATTGCGTGGCAAAAGTGATTACTGTAAGGCATGAAAAGAAG gtTGTCTTCTTTGCAGAGAGGGATATATTTCCTGGTGAAGAGATCACGTATGATTACCACTTTAACCACGAGGACGAAGGAAAGATTCCATGTTACTGCAATTCAAAAAATTGCAGGCGCTATATGAACTGA